ctctactcccccatctctctctttctctccttctctacccaccctaattctctctccttctctacccatcctaactctttctctccttctctactccccccacctctctccttctctactccccccacctctctctttctctccttctctacccatcctaactctttctctccttctctacccaccctaattctctctccttctctacccaccctaattctctctccttctctacccatcctaactctttctctccttctctactccccccacctctctccacctctctctctacgccccccacctctctccttctctactccccccacctctctccttctctacgccccccacctctctccttctctacgccccccacctctctccttctctactccccccacctctctccttctctactccccctacctctctccttctctactccccctacctctctccttctctacccatcctaactctctctccttctctacccatcctaactctttctctccttctctactccccccacctctctccttctctactccccctacctctctccttctctactcccccatctatctctttctctcctctactcccccatctctctctctctcctctactcccccatctctctctttttctcctctactcccccatctctcgctttctctcctctactcccccatctctctctttctctccttctctacccaccctaattctctctccttctctactccccccacctctctctttctctccttctctacccaccctaattctctctccttctctacccatcctaactctttctctccttctctactccccccacctctctccttctctactccccctacctctctccttctctactccccccacctctctctttctctcctctactcccccatctctctctctctcttctactcccccatctctttctctcctctactcccccatctctctctctcctctactcccccatctctctctctcctctactcccccatctctctcactcctctactccaccatctctctctctctctctctcctctactcccccatctctctctctctcttctactcccccatctctttctctcctctactcccccatctctctctctcctctactcccccatctctctctctcctctactcccccatctctctctctcctctactcccccatctctctcactcctctactccaccatctctctctctctctctcctcccccatctctctctctcactcctctactcccccatctctctctttctctcctctactcccccatctctctctctctcctctactcccccatctctctctcctctactcccccatctctctctttttctcctctactcccccatctctcgctttctctcctctactcccccatctctctctttctctccttctctacccaccctaattctctctccttctctacccaccCTAAttatttctctccttctctacccatcctaactctttctctccttctctactcccccatctctctctttctctcctctactcccccatctctctctctctcctctactcccccatctctctctctctcctctactcccccatctctctctctcctctactcccccatctctctctttctctcctctactcccccatctctctctctctcctctactcccccatctctctctcctctactcccccatctctctctttttctcctctactcccccatctctcgctttctctcctctactcccccatctctctctttctctccttctctacccaccctaattctctctccttctctacccatcctaactctttctctccttctctactccccccacctctctccttctctactccccctacctctctccttctctacgccccccacctctctctttctctccttctctacccatcctaactctttctctccttctctacccaccctaattctctctccttctctacccaccctaattctctctccttctctacccatcctaactctttctctccttctctactccccccacctctctccttctctacgccccccacctctctccttctctactccccccacctctctccttctctacgccccccacctctctccttctctacgccccccacctctctccttctctactccccccacctctctccttctctactccccctacctctctccttctctactccccctacctctctctttctctccttctctacccatcctaactctctctccttctctacccatcctaactctttctctccttctctactccccccacctctctccttctctactccccctacctctctccttctctactcccccatctatctctttctctcctctactcccccatctctctctctctcctctactcccccatctctctctcctctactcccccatctctctctttttctcctctactcccccatctctcgctttctctcctctactcccccatctctctctctctccttctctacccaccctaattctctctccttctctactccccccacctctctctttctctccttctctacccaccctaattctctctccttctctacccatcctaactctttctctccttctctactccccccacctctctccttctctactccccctacctctctccttctctactccccctacctctctccttctctactccccccacctctctctttctctccttctctacccatcctaactctttctctccttctctacccatcctaactctttctctccttctctacccatcctaattctctctccttctctacccaccctaattctctctccttctctacccatcctaactctctctccttctctacccatcctaactctttctctccttctctactccccctacctctctccttctctactccccccacctctctctttctctccttctctacccatcctaactctttctctccttctctactccccccacctctctctttctctccttctctacccatcctaactctttctctccttctctacccatcctaactctttctctccttctctacccatcctaactctttctctccttctctacccatcctaactctttctctccttctctactccccccacctctctccttctctactccccctacctctctctttctctccttctctacccatcctaactctctctccttctctacccatcctaactctttctctctttctctactccccccacctctctccttctctactccccctacctctctccttctctactccccctacctctctccttctctacgccccccacctctctctttctctccttctctacccaccctaactctttctctccttctcgactcaccccacctctctcttccccctccctgtcttcctctcagaGGTGGGGAGCTATGATGTCTTGTGTAGGCAGATGTCTGATGAGCTGAATGCAGTGGTTGTGTCTGTAGAGTAAGTGTGTCTCCTCTTTTCACACTGTATTAGcttcagttacacacacacacacacacacacacaatatgaaaGTCTTGGGTTCTTATAATGCCATAGTAACAAGTTAAGGTTTGGACAAAATTGTTATAAATTGttatattactgtgtgtgtgtgtgtgtgtgtgtgtgtgtgtgtgtgtgtgtgtgtgtgtgtgtgtaggtatcgTCTGGCTCCAGAAGTGCATTTCCCTGTGCAGTATGAGGACTGTCTGGCTGCTGCCAAGCACTTCCTGGAGCCGGGCATTCTGGGAAAGTTGTCTGTGGATCCACAGCGTGTGGCCGTGTCAGGCGACAGCGCTGGAGGAAACCTCGCTGCGGCTGTcgcacagcaggtacacacaaacacacacacacacacgtctacacagacacactaacacactctccCTGTCTTCACAGATCTCGATAGATGACAGTGTGAGTGTGAAGTTCAGTGTTCAGGCGTTAATCTACCCAGTCCTCCAGGGTCTAGACCTCAACACTCCATCCCACCAACAGAACCACAACATACCCATCCTACACCGCTTTATAatggccaggtacacacacacacgttcacacacactggtgcacatctgcacacacacacacagtcacacacacacctgtgttagtaaccctcctctctctttctccgtagGTTCTGGCTGCTCTACCTGGGGGTTgatacctctctccatcccctcctcttgtccccctccttcctccatcatccctccatccctccctccctccgctcccATCTCAACTGGACCAACCTTCTGCCAGCCAAACACATTAAGCATTACAAGCCTGTTGGCATGGAGATGGGGTCACAGGAGGTCATGGGGCAGGAGGGCAATCTTCTCCCGGTGTTGTTGGATGTCCGAGCGGCGCCGCTGCTGGCggaacagggggttctgggtagAGCGCCGCGAGCTTACATTCTAACGTGTGAGTACGATGTGCTCAGAGATGACGGGTTGATGTACACCAGGAGGCTACAGGACGCGGGCGTCACGGTTTCCAGCCATCACTATGACGATGGTTTCCACGGCGCCTTGAGTTTTGCACACTGGCCATTTTTCTTTGATGTGGGGAAAAGAATGATCAGAGGATACATGGACTGGCTGCAGGAAaacctctagtgtgtgtgtgtgtgtgtgtgtgtgcaactgcAAACCCAAAGCCATCTTACAGTCAGAATTTCAGACCAATGTTCAGGTTAGACAAGCAGATGTTTTAAGGCTTTTAAACTGGGTTCAACCTGATTGTTGACCTGGGTTAGAATGTCTCTCTTACTGGGTTAAACTGGATCAAACTGGGTTGGACAGGTGTTTTAAACTGTGTTAGATTGTAAGAATATAACAGAGACACCGTTCCCTGATTTGTAGCTGTTTGCactctggggtgtgtgtgtgtgtgtgtgtatgtgtcacaaTATGTTTGGTTccgttaaacacacacacacgccatcctATCCCAGCTCTGCTCACCTGACCTGAACAATACATATGCTGTGTTTTCTGTTATCTGTCTGTCAAACTAATACACTAAAATAAACGTCCATCTAAGCCAATCAATGCGCAGTGTTAGAATGTAGTAATCTGGGTAATCTGATAACAGTCCTAGTTCTAGACTAGATTGGGTTAAATTATGTTATGTGCACAACTGGTTTATACATCAATGCAATCTATAAAGAATTGTGCCTCTATGGAAAAACCATGAAGACTCAAAAGGTAGGGTCATACAACAAGATCCCCTGGTGCTGTGAAAAGCAATAACACAACTTGAAAAATAAGTATGTTCTTTAGACAAGTTATGGAGTGAGGACTTCATCTACAACCAGACTGTATTTACACACTTCATCTGACAACGCTGTGAGAGCTTGATCGTTTTCCACTGAACAGAATGATCTCAGTTGTCCCCAGTAACTGCTGCTGGGTGTCAGTACTTTATGTACAATTATGATTGTAATGGTTGCTAGATGTTTAACCCTCTAATAAATATGAATCAGTTTGAGTGCTTctcttgttttatactgtaggcTTACAgtgttacacatacacatacacacacacacacagccagtacAATATACACACTTGTGTTTCGAAAATGATTTCAACATATGTATAATGCATGATACATTTAGCATGTTGCTTATTCTACCAACCAATTCTACCAATCCAATGTTAGCTCTACAACAGTGCTTAGGAAAGGAGTTGTGGCTAGGAGGGATAGGGCAAAGGGCGTCGGTCAGACCGACCAATCACAGAGGAGATGCCAAACCAACTTTCTGGGGAGTGTAGTTTGTATTTCCATGACATTCAGACCAAACATCAATCTACAACCCCTCAAGGTTGACCTATCATATACGGTTCTAAATATGTTGACACGTCAAGTCAACCTCCCCTCCTGATCTACCTCGTTTTTGACTGGCCATTCAAAAAAAAGAACGTCTGGTGATTGGCTCAATCGCGCGTCACTTTCTTACAGTGCCCACCAACCCTGGTACGTCAGTCAGACAGCAATGGCGGCCTTCGCTGTAGCACGGAGAGGCTGTGGTCTGCTTTCCGGACTAAAAGCTTCTTTTAAAACATTCGGACAGGTAAAACATGGCGTGGCTTCGGCAGCGGTTGCACAGTCCGAGCTGCAGCAACAGTCGCGGCGGTGGTATTCCGTTAGTCATCTCTCCGtccaggagaggatagacagAAAGAGGAATGCTGCGCTGATCGGAGGAGGTCAGAAGAGAATTGACGCGCAACACAAAAGGGTAAATAATCTGAACATGCGCAAGTGTCTGTCAGTTTGGTGTATTTGTGTatctgtttgcctgtctgtcgGTCCGTTTAGTCTGTGTAATGATCTTCTCCACAGGGGAAGctgacagccagagagagagttgAGCTCCTGTTGGATAAAGACTCGTTTGTAGAGTGTGACATGTTTGTGGAACATCGCTGCTCTGACTTCGGCATGGAAGAGGACCACAACAAGGTAACACTTCACCATAGAGGTTCCTACATTTTATCCAGCCTATGGACACAATGGAATAAActgattaatttaaaaaaaaaggatTATCATCAACATGGTTTCAgcttccctctccctctagttCGCAGGGGACAGTGTGGTGACTGGACAGGGGAGGATCAACGGAAGGCTGGTGTACGTCTTcagtcaggtacacacacacacacacacacatcaaagtaGTTACCATTTATTTTCATAATAAATGTCTCTTGCTCTGTCTTAGGACTTCACAGTATTTGGAGGCAGTCTGTCTGGGGCTCACGCACAGAAGATCTGTAAggtaggaggacgggctcactCTCCAAATCCTGGTGGTTCACACCACTCCTGCTTCTCATTCATTACTTCTAGTCACATCCCTTTTTGTCTGTAGATCATGGACCAGGCCATGATGGTGGGTGCTCCAGTCATTGGTCTAAACGACTCTGGCGGAGCCAGGATCCAGGAGGGGGTGGAGTCACTGGCTGGATACGCTGACATCTTCCTGGTAAGGGGGCGGGGCTTGATTAGACTGGTTACTGGGATGAGGATGACAGCAAAGAAATGACATCGCTTCGAAAATGTACTCTCCCGGTCTCTTTGTCTTTGTAGAGGAATGTGATGGCTTCAGGTGTGGTTCCTCAGATCTCTCTGATCATGGGTCCCTGTGCTGGAGGAGCTGTCTACTCTCCTGCACTGACCGACTTCACCTTTATGGTcaaggtaagacacacacacggtATAGGAGAACCACAGGACCCTTCCTGCATAGATGCACTGTACAATTAATACAACTAACATGGGTTATATCCAGAtctttgattgtgtgtgtgtgtgtgtgtgtgtgtgtgtgtgtgtgtgtgtgtaggacacCTCATACCTGTTCATCACAGGTCCTGACGTAGTGAAGTCTGTCACCAATGAAGACGTCACTCAAGA
The Oncorhynchus clarkii lewisi isolate Uvic-CL-2024 unplaced genomic scaffold, UVic_Ocla_1.0 unplaced_contig_1721_pilon_pilon, whole genome shotgun sequence DNA segment above includes these coding regions:
- the LOC139402464 gene encoding neutral cholesterol ester hydrolase 1-like, giving the protein MKLSSVVVTLILTVGVSYYIYTPLPAAIEEPLKLMLLDALFRAMLQVGDLCQCLGLSHHIPWIRGTISGLETLGEMAGGQRGGVRVSDVDFDRVPVRVYEPPAGGEGGLRRAVMFYHGGGWALGATKVGSYDVLCRQMSDELNAVVVSVEYRLAPEVHFPVQYEDCLAAAKHFLEPGILGKLSVDPQRVAVSGDSAGGNLAAAVAQQISIDDSVSVKFSVQALIYPVLQGLDLNTPSHQQNHNIPILHRFIMARFWLLYLGVDTSLHPLLLSPSFLHHPSIPPSLRSHLNWTNLLPAKHIKHYKPVGMEMGSQEVMGQEGNLLPVLLDVRAAPLLAEQGVLGRAPRAYILTCEYDVLRDDGLMYTRRLQDAGVTVSSHHYDDGFHGALSFAHWPFFFDVGKRMIRGYMDWLQENL